The following proteins are co-located in the Ketogulonicigenium robustum genome:
- a CDS encoding ABC transporter permease, which yields MDLSSINPVLLIASLMVASTPILLAAIGELVVEKSGVLNLGVEGMMITGAICGFIVAVHSQSVTLGYLGAALGGAALALVFALLTQFLLSNQVATGLSLTLFGLGFASLMGQGYNGIKAPPSATLNVPFLSDVPVLGPILFRHDAMVYVSLLLCLGVWVFLNRSRAGLILRAVGENHDAAHALGYKVILVRSLAICFGGACAGLGGAYLSLVRVPQWTDGVTAGAGWIALAIVVFASWRPGRLLIGAYLFGGIAVLQINLQLARVPIPVSLLAMTPYLVTILALVLLSRGRSRAGGPAMIGKPFHATQ from the coding sequence ATGGACCTGTCCTCGATCAACCCCGTCCTGCTGATCGCATCGCTGATGGTCGCATCGACCCCCATCTTGCTGGCCGCTATTGGCGAGTTGGTGGTCGAAAAATCCGGCGTCCTGAACCTTGGGGTAGAGGGGATGATGATCACCGGCGCGATCTGCGGCTTTATTGTCGCGGTGCATAGCCAATCCGTCACGCTGGGCTATCTGGGCGCGGCACTGGGCGGGGCAGCGCTGGCGCTGGTCTTCGCGCTGTTGACCCAATTCCTGCTGTCAAACCAAGTGGCGACAGGGCTATCGCTAACGCTGTTCGGCCTCGGGTTCGCGTCACTGATGGGGCAGGGTTACAACGGGATCAAGGCCCCGCCGTCAGCCACGCTGAACGTGCCGTTCCTGTCCGATGTGCCTGTGCTGGGGCCAATTTTGTTCCGCCACGACGCGATGGTCTATGTCTCGCTGCTGCTGTGCCTTGGCGTGTGGGTCTTCTTGAACCGCAGCCGCGCGGGGTTGATCCTGCGGGCAGTCGGGGAAAACCACGATGCGGCGCACGCGCTGGGGTATAAGGTGATCTTGGTGCGCAGCCTTGCGATCTGTTTCGGCGGGGCCTGCGCGGGCCTTGGCGGGGCGTATCTGAGCCTTGTCCGTGTGCCGCAATGGACCGATGGCGTCACCGCTGGCGCGGGCTGGATCGCACTGGCCATCGTGGTCTTCGCCAGCTGGCGGCCGGGGCGGTTGCTGATCGGGGCCTATCTGTTCGGCGGCATCGCCGTGCTGCAGATCAACCTGCAGCTGGCGCGGGTGCCGATCCCGGTCTCGCTGCTGGCGATGACGCCGTATCTGGTCACCATTCTGGCGCTGGTGCTGCTGTCGCGCGGGCGCAGCCGCGCAGGCGGACCCGCGATGATCGGTAAACCTTTCCACGCCACCCAATAA
- the xdhC gene encoding xanthine dehydrogenase accessory protein XdhC: MSLDLPALTRAVQRHARLVRVLVLRHAGSVPRETGTSMLVSENDLDGTIGGGRLEEEAITAARALLAEGGPAALQTYPLGPRLGQCCGGSVTLLYEVFTAANLPSALPYARPIDPAAPPPPHLTPLPDGNPRIEGGWIIEGPPPLARPLWLFGAGHVGRAIVSILAPLNDRQITWVDTAPDRFPPVEGNVTPLVAADPALVVRYAPSDADHLIMTYSHDFDFALCHALLQHGFHSAGLIGSDTKWVRFQRRLAALGHSDAQIQRITCPIGDPALGKRPQAIAIGVIYALLKGKELA; the protein is encoded by the coding sequence ATGAGCCTCGACCTACCCGCGCTGACACGCGCGGTTCAGCGGCACGCGCGCCTTGTGCGCGTGCTGGTGCTGCGCCATGCAGGGTCGGTCCCGCGCGAGACGGGCACCAGCATGCTGGTCAGCGAAAATGATCTGGACGGCACCATCGGCGGCGGACGGCTAGAGGAAGAAGCCATCACCGCCGCCCGTGCCCTGCTGGCCGAAGGCGGGCCAGCCGCGCTGCAAACCTACCCGCTGGGGCCACGCCTTGGGCAGTGCTGCGGCGGCTCGGTCACGCTGCTATACGAGGTGTTCACCGCTGCCAACCTGCCCAGCGCCCTCCCCTATGCTCGCCCGATCGACCCTGCCGCGCCGCCGCCCCCCCACCTGACGCCCCTGCCCGACGGCAACCCGCGCATCGAGGGCGGCTGGATTATCGAGGGGCCGCCCCCCTTGGCGCGCCCCCTTTGGCTGTTCGGCGCTGGCCATGTCGGCCGTGCCATCGTCAGCATCCTTGCCCCGCTGAACGACCGTCAGATCACATGGGTCGACACCGCGCCCGACCGCTTCCCGCCGGTCGAAGGCAATGTCACCCCGCTGGTCGCCGCCGACCCCGCGCTGGTCGTGCGCTATGCCCCGTCCGATGCCGACCACCTGATTATGACCTATTCGCACGACTTCGACTTCGCCCTGTGCCACGCGCTGCTACAACACGGCTTTCACAGCGCCGGTCTGATCGGGTCCGATACGAAATGGGTGCGATTCCAGCGCCGCCTTGCCGCGCTGGGTCATTCGGACGCCCAAATTCAGCGCATTACCTGCCCGATTGGTGATCCGGCGCTGGGTAAAAGGCCACAAGCCATTGCGATTGGGGTCATATACGCTTTACTGAAAGGTAAAGAATTGGCGTAA
- a CDS encoding ABC transporter ATP-binding protein: protein MTDVLLGLSGLTKAYPGVVANSDISFAIGKGEVHALLGENGAGKSTLVKTIYGLIRPDSGTMTLNGAPYAPSEPRAARSAGVAMVFQHFSLFEALTVAENVALGMENPPPMAALAQRITEISTAYGLPLSPERIVGDLSAGERQRVEIIRCLLQDPQLLIMDEPTSVLTPQEVTTLFETLRRLRGEGRSILYISHKLEEIRALCDSATVLRHGKVVGSCDPRTTSARDMAEMMVGSSLQIPSRAPVLAGDVILSLKNLSLPSPRAFGTNLSDISLNLRKGEILGIGGVAGSGQDELLLALSGEVRSPADMVMLNDQDIGQLRPNDRRKLGLLTAPEERLGHAAAPDMSLTENALLTGALREGLVKSGLVNWGKTTTFARRIIETFDVRTPGPHVAARALSGGNLQKFVVGREILQNPAVLVVNQPTWGVDAAAAAAIRQALLDLAAKGAAIIVISQDLDELMEISDRFCALNAGHLSPARDARGLGLDEIGLMLGGMAADAGVPA from the coding sequence TTGACTGACGTGCTGCTGGGCCTCTCGGGCCTGACCAAGGCTTACCCCGGGGTCGTGGCCAACAGCGACATCTCGTTTGCCATCGGCAAAGGCGAGGTTCATGCCCTGCTGGGCGAAAACGGCGCGGGCAAATCGACGCTGGTCAAAACCATCTACGGCCTGATCCGCCCCGATAGCGGCACAATGACCCTGAACGGCGCCCCCTACGCCCCGTCCGAGCCCCGCGCCGCGCGGTCGGCGGGGGTGGCGATGGTCTTCCAGCACTTTTCGCTGTTCGAGGCCCTGACCGTCGCGGAAAACGTTGCCCTCGGGATGGAAAACCCGCCCCCCATGGCGGCGCTGGCCCAGCGCATCACCGAGATTTCCACCGCCTACGGCCTGCCCCTTTCCCCCGAACGCATCGTCGGCGACCTCTCGGCGGGCGAGCGGCAGCGGGTCGAGATTATCCGCTGCCTGCTGCAAGACCCGCAACTGCTGATCATGGACGAGCCGACATCCGTCCTAACCCCGCAAGAGGTGACGACACTGTTCGAAACGCTGCGCCGCCTGCGCGGCGAAGGGCGCTCGATCCTCTATATCTCGCACAAGCTCGAGGAAATCCGCGCGCTGTGCGACAGCGCCACGGTGCTGCGCCACGGCAAGGTGGTCGGCAGCTGCGATCCGCGCACCACATCTGCCCGCGACATGGCCGAAATGATGGTTGGCAGCAGCCTGCAAATCCCAAGCCGCGCCCCTGTGCTGGCGGGGGATGTCATCCTCAGCCTGAAAAACCTCAGCCTGCCGTCGCCCCGCGCCTTTGGGACCAACCTGTCGGACATCAGCCTGAACCTGCGCAAAGGCGAGATTCTAGGTATCGGCGGTGTGGCGGGCAGCGGGCAGGACGAGCTGTTGCTGGCCCTCTCGGGCGAGGTGCGCAGCCCCGCCGACATGGTGATGCTGAACGATCAGGACATCGGCCAACTGCGCCCGAACGATCGGCGCAAACTGGGCCTGCTGACCGCCCCCGAAGAACGCCTCGGCCATGCGGCCGCGCCTGATATGTCGCTGACCGAGAACGCGCTGCTGACGGGCGCGCTGCGCGAAGGTTTGGTCAAAAGCGGGCTGGTAAACTGGGGCAAGACCACCACCTTCGCCCGCCGCATTATAGAAACATTCGACGTGCGCACCCCCGGCCCCCATGTCGCCGCCCGCGCCCTGTCGGGCGGCAACCTGCAGAAATTCGTCGTGGGCCGCGAGATTTTGCAAAATCCCGCCGTGCTGGTGGTGAACCAGCCCACATGGGGTGTAGACGCCGCCGCCGCCGCCGCGATCCGGCAAGCCCTGCTGGATCTGGCGGCAAAAGGCGCCGCGATCATTGTCATCAGTCAAGACCTGGATGAGTTGATGGAGATTTCCGACCGTTTCTGCGCCCTGAACGCGGGTCACCTATCCCCCGCCCGCGATGCCCGCGGACTGGGTCTGGATGAAATCGGCCTGATGTTGGGCGGGATGGCGGCTGACGCTGGGGTACCCGCATGA
- a CDS encoding BMP family ABC transporter substrate-binding protein encodes MKRRTLLATGAAGAVMAALGIPARAQDPIKVGFIYVGPVGDGGWTFQHEQARLALVDHFGPAIETMYQENVPEGPDAERALTQMALAGCKLIFATSFGFMEATAAVAAKFPDVKFEHATGYTRADNLATYDARFYEGRAVTATIAGLMTKTNKIGYIGSFPIPEVIQGINSTFIHAKKVNPDVELVVAWAYSWFDPATEADIAKAMIEQGVDVILQHTDSTAPQAAAQAAGDVVTFGQASDMTAFAPFPRVSSIIDNWSPYYIKRVQALIDGTWESTSTWGGIAEGEVGIGEITDAVPADVKAQAEAVRDAIAAGTYHPFTGPLNKQDGSAWLAEGETAKDEDLLSMNFYVEGITAEIPS; translated from the coding sequence ATGAAACGCAGAACCCTTCTGGCTACCGGCGCCGCCGGTGCCGTTATGGCCGCCCTCGGCATTCCCGCACGTGCGCAAGACCCGATCAAGGTCGGCTTCATCTATGTCGGCCCCGTGGGCGACGGTGGCTGGACGTTCCAGCACGAACAAGCCCGTCTGGCGCTGGTCGACCACTTCGGCCCCGCGATCGAGACGATGTATCAGGAAAACGTGCCCGAAGGCCCCGATGCCGAACGCGCGCTGACCCAAATGGCGCTGGCCGGCTGCAAGCTGATCTTCGCAACCTCCTTCGGGTTCATGGAAGCGACCGCCGCCGTTGCCGCGAAATTCCCCGATGTGAAGTTTGAACACGCGACCGGATACACGCGCGCCGACAATCTGGCGACTTACGACGCACGCTTCTACGAAGGCCGCGCCGTCACCGCCACCATCGCGGGCCTGATGACCAAAACCAACAAGATCGGCTACATCGGGTCGTTCCCGATCCCCGAAGTGATCCAAGGCATCAACTCGACCTTCATCCACGCCAAGAAGGTGAACCCCGATGTCGAGCTGGTCGTGGCTTGGGCCTATAGCTGGTTCGACCCCGCAACCGAGGCCGACATCGCCAAGGCCATGATCGAGCAAGGCGTCGACGTCATCTTGCAACACACCGATTCGACTGCACCGCAAGCTGCCGCGCAAGCCGCTGGCGATGTGGTGACCTTTGGCCAAGCGTCGGACATGACTGCATTCGCGCCCTTCCCGCGCGTTTCCTCGATCATCGACAACTGGTCGCCGTACTACATCAAGCGCGTTCAAGCCCTGATCGATGGCACGTGGGAATCGACATCGACTTGGGGCGGCATTGCCGAAGGCGAAGTCGGCATCGGCGAGATCACCGATGCAGTCCCCGCCGACGTGAAAGCGCAGGCCGAGGCCGTGCGTGACGCGATTGCCGCCGGCACCTACCACCCCTTCACCGGCCCGCTGAACAAGCAAGACGGTTCGGCATGGCTGGCCGAAGGTGAAACGGCAAAAGACGAAGACCTGCTGTCGATGAACTTCTACGTCGAAGGCATCACCGCCGAGATCCCGTCCTAA
- a CDS encoding SH3 domain-containing protein, translating to MKNPTKTRHSGMIAAALVTVFAASSGALAQTPTDGVPLPVARGAEVPATPAPPAENVAPPAPPPTPAAGPAAPAPRSNEPTLGPSTNLPIPRYVSLKSNEVNVRRGPSSSHRVDWVYNRAGLPVQIVGEYEHWRRIIDRDGEGGWVHYALLSGNRTVIVQSDLLPVLAQPEPNAPVVAEFESGVIANLDECRPDWCRIAASGYRGWAPKSALWGVDADEIRN from the coding sequence ATGAAAAACCCAACAAAAACGCGGCATAGCGGCATGATTGCAGCCGCGCTGGTGACTGTTTTTGCAGCCTCCTCCGGCGCTTTGGCGCAAACGCCTACCGATGGCGTGCCGCTTCCTGTCGCGCGCGGGGCCGAAGTGCCCGCAACCCCCGCCCCCCCGGCCGAGAATGTCGCCCCCCCCGCACCGCCACCAACACCTGCTGCCGGCCCTGCCGCCCCCGCGCCGCGCAGTAACGAGCCTACGCTTGGGCCATCGACCAACCTGCCCATTCCGCGCTACGTCTCACTGAAAAGCAACGAGGTGAACGTCCGCCGCGGCCCATCGTCGTCGCACCGCGTGGATTGGGTTTATAATCGCGCGGGGCTGCCTGTGCAGATCGTCGGCGAATACGAACACTGGCGCCGCATCATTGACCGCGACGGCGAAGGCGGCTGGGTGCACTACGCGCTGCTGTCGGGGAACCGCACGGTGATCGTGCAAAGCGACCTGCTGCCCGTTTTGGCGCAGCCCGAACCCAACGCCCCTGTGGTGGCCGAATTCGAAAGCGGCGTGATCGCCAATCTGGATGAATGCCGCCCCGACTGGTGCCGCATCGCCGCCAGCGGCTATCGCGGCTGGGCCCCAAAGTCCGCCCTTTGGGGTGTAGACGCCGACGAAATCCGTAACTGA
- a CDS encoding ABC transporter permease, whose product MIRLEKRPNPSHVWTWLTPIIAVIVTMIAGGIMFALLGKDPVTTLHTIFWDPILGPYASYFRSQLLIKAGPLVLIAVGLSFGFRAGIWNIGAEGQYIVGAICGAAVALAFYPAAGWYIFPLMVVAGALGGMAWGLIPGILRVRYGASETLVSLMLVYVAEKLIAQMALGPMRNPDGMGFPGSRVISRYPAAANNELIAGSGMHWGVVAALIAVILAYVTLSRHMFGFNIRLAGQSPRAASFSGVKPGRLILICTGLSGALAGLAGMFEVAGPAGRISIDFGVGYGFTAIIVAFLGRLHPIGILLAGLLMALTYIGGESAQTAIGLPGAAIQMFQGMLLFFLLAFDVFTNYRLRFTRPARKEAA is encoded by the coding sequence ATGATCCGTCTGGAAAAACGCCCGAACCCCTCACATGTCTGGACTTGGCTGACGCCGATCATCGCCGTGATCGTCACCATGATCGCGGGCGGCATCATGTTCGCACTGCTGGGCAAAGACCCTGTCACAACGCTGCACACCATCTTTTGGGACCCGATCTTAGGCCCCTACGCCAGCTACTTCCGCAGCCAACTGCTAATCAAGGCGGGGCCGCTGGTGCTAATCGCAGTGGGGCTGTCGTTCGGATTTCGCGCGGGCATTTGGAACATCGGGGCCGAGGGGCAATACATCGTCGGCGCCATTTGCGGCGCGGCGGTGGCCTTGGCCTTCTACCCTGCCGCCGGCTGGTACATCTTCCCGCTGATGGTCGTTGCGGGCGCTTTGGGCGGCATGGCTTGGGGGTTGATCCCCGGCATTTTACGCGTCCGCTATGGCGCAAGCGAGACTTTGGTCTCGTTGATGCTGGTCTATGTCGCCGAAAAGCTGATCGCACAAATGGCGCTGGGGCCGATGCGCAACCCAGACGGCATGGGCTTTCCGGGCTCGCGCGTGATCTCTCGCTATCCGGCGGCGGCGAATAACGAATTGATCGCGGGTAGCGGCATGCACTGGGGGGTGGTGGCCGCCCTGATCGCGGTGATCTTGGCCTACGTCACCCTCAGCCGCCATATGTTCGGCTTCAACATCCGCCTTGCGGGGCAAAGCCCGCGGGCTGCCAGTTTCTCGGGCGTCAAACCGGGGCGATTGATCTTGATCTGCACGGGGCTTTCAGGCGCGCTGGCAGGGCTGGCCGGTATGTTCGAGGTGGCGGGCCCCGCAGGGCGCATCTCGATCGACTTTGGCGTCGGCTATGGATTTACCGCGATCATCGTGGCGTTTTTGGGCCGCCTGCACCCCATCGGGATTTTGCTGGCAGGCCTATTGATGGCACTGACCTACATCGGCGGGGAGTCGGCGCAAACCGCTATCGGCCTGCCGGGCGCGGCGATCCAGATGTTCCAAGGGATGCTGTTGTTCTTCCTGTTGGCCTTTGACGTCTTCACCAATTACCGCCTGCGTTTCACGCGGCCCGCACGCAAAGAGGCCGCGTAA